In the Oscillospiraceae bacterium genome, TCGGGCAGTTTGTAGCCGTCGCCCTTGAAGATCTTGATGCCGTTGAACTCCATCGGGTTGTGGGAGGCGGAGATCATGATGCCGGCGTCGGCATTGTATTTGCGGACCAGGTAGGCCACGCCGGGGGTGGGGATAACGCCCAGCAGCTCTACGTCAGCGCCGACACTGCACAGGCCGGCGGCCAGGGTGGATTCCAGCATATCGCCGGACACACGGGTATCTTTGCCGATCAGGATTTTGGGACGGTGGCCGTCCAGGCTGGTAAGCACGGCAGCGGTACCGCGGCCGATCTGAAGCGCCAGTTCGCAGGTGAGGTCCTTGCCCGCCACACCGCGGACACCATCAGTACCAAACAATTTACCCATTCTCGTCAGATCCTTTCCTATTGGTTGATTCGGTTGATTTATCATTCTATGCCGCTTGTCGGCATGGGGTCAGTGATTTTTCGCCCGAAGCACGTCAGAACATGCTCTGCTGTCCGTCATCCTCATCAAAACGGCGCGGTACAGCCATGTGCAGATGCTCATAGGCCAGGCGGGTCACGCAGCGGCCGCGGGGGGTGCGGGTCAGCATGCCCATCTGCATCAGGTACGGCTCACAGATATCTTCCAGCGTGACGCTCTCCTCACCCAATGCAGCGGCCAGCGTTTCGAGACCGACCGGGCCGCCGTTGTACATCTCGATGATGGCGCGCAGCAGGCTGCGATCGAGTTCGTCCAGACCCAGCTCGTCGATGTCCATCCACTTGCGGGCCGCAATGGCGGTCTCTTCGTCGATGGTGCCCTCGCTCTCCACCATGGCAAAGTCGCGGGCGCGTTTCAGCAGGCGGTTGGCGATACGCGGCGTGCCGCGGGCGCAGCGGGCCAGTTCCAGCGCACCTTCGTCGGTGATGGGCACGCCCAAAATACCCGCACTGCGGGTGATGATGCGCCCCAACTCCTGGGGGCTGTACAGCTCCAGCTTGAGCAGGATGCCGAAGCGATCACGCAGGGGGCCTGTCAGCTGACCGGCGCGGGTAGTCGCGCCCACCAGCGTGAACTTGGGCAGGTTGATGCGGATGCTTTGTGCGCTCGGCCCTTTGCCGATCATGATGTCCAGCGCGAAATCTTCCAGCGCCGGGTAAAGTACTTCCTCCACCTGGCGGGACAGACGGTGGATCTCATCGATAAAGAGGATGTCGCCCTCCTGCAAATTGGTCAGCAGTGCTGCCAGGTCGCCGGGCTTCTCGATGGCCGGGCCGGAGGTGATGCGGATCTGCACGCCCATCTCCTGCGCCACAATGCCTGCTAGCGTGGTTTTGCCCAGGCCGGGCGGGCCGTAGAGCAGGATGTGGTCCATCGGCTCGCCGCGCTGCTGCGCCGCCCGCAGATAGACTTTCAGGTTGCCTTTGGCTTTCTCCTGGCCGACGTAGTCATCCAGCGTTTTGGGACGCAGGCTGATCTCCTCGGCATCGGCGGGCATGGCGTCCGGGCTGACAAGGCGGGCGGGGTCTACCATATATTCCTGATTCATTGTTTACCCCTTTCAGCGTGCGCGGGACAGGCTGCGCAGCGCCACCTTGATAATATCCTGTACGGGCAGTGTCTCGTCCACGCGGGCCACCGCGGCGGCGGCATCGCTGGGGGTGTAGCCCAGGCTGACCAGCGCCGCCACAGCCTGCGCCGGGGCCGAGCTGGGCGCGGGCGTACCCATATCGCCGGAGAAGCCGTTGCCATTGGCCAGGCCCTTGCCCACTTTGTCTTTCAGTTCCAGGGCAATGCGCTGGGCCAGCTTTGGGCCAACGCCGCTGGCCTTGGTAAACGCCTTGTAGTCGCCGCTGGAGGCCGCCAGCGCGACCTTTTCCGGGGACATAATGGACAAGATGGACAGGCCCGCTTTGGGGCCGACGCCGGTAACGGCCGTCAGCATCTTGAAGCAGTCGCGCTGTTCCTCGTTGGCAAAGCCATAGAGGGAAACATCGTTCTCGG is a window encoding:
- the ruvB gene encoding Holliday junction branch migration DNA helicase RuvB, whose amino-acid sequence is MNQEYMVDPARLVSPDAMPADAEEISLRPKTLDDYVGQEKAKGNLKVYLRAAQQRGEPMDHILLYGPPGLGKTTLAGIVAQEMGVQIRITSGPAIEKPGDLAALLTNLQEGDILFIDEIHRLSRQVEEVLYPALEDFALDIMIGKGPSAQSIRINLPKFTLVGATTRAGQLTGPLRDRFGILLKLELYSPQELGRIITRSAGILGVPITDEGALELARCARGTPRIANRLLKRARDFAMVESEGTIDEETAIAARKWMDIDELGLDELDRSLLRAIIEMYNGGPVGLETLAAALGEESVTLEDICEPYLMQMGMLTRTPRGRCVTRLAYEHLHMAVPRRFDEDDGQQSMF
- the ruvA gene encoding Holliday junction branch migration protein RuvA produces the protein MIYCLTGKILKKSLDSVVISCAGVGYYVQVPATTGEALPAPGQEGTVYTIMNVTENDVSLYGFANEEQRDCFKMLTAVTGVGPKAGLSILSIMSPEKVALAASSGDYKAFTKASGVGPKLAQRIALELKDKVGKGLANGNGFSGDMGTPAPSSAPAQAVAALVSLGYTPSDAAAAVARVDETLPVQDIIKVALRSLSRAR